TAGTATTTGTCAAAGGACTCCAGAATATAACATGTATAATCAGCGACCTCTACTGCGATCGTTAGTATGGATTAATAGCTCAGCGCCGATTTCCCATGATTCGCAGCAGCATCAGGAAGAGATTGATGAAATCAAGGTAGAGTCGCAACGCGCCGAGGATTGCTGCTTTCTTCTGGCTCTCTCCGTCGGCAAACCCGGCCTCTCCGATCTTTTTGATCTTCTGGGTGTCGTAGGCGGTCAGTCCGACGAAAATAAAGACACCGATGTAGCTGGTGATCCAGTAGATCATCTCGCTCTGCATAAAAAGATTCACTACAGACGCGATAATAATGCCGATCAGACCCATGAAGAGAAAGCTGCCCCAGCCGGTCAGGTCTTTTTTGGTCGTGTAGCCATAGATACTCATTGCGGCAAAGGTGCCGGAGGCGACGAAAAAGGTGCTGGCAATTGAGCTGCTGGTGTAAATCATGAAGATCGCGGCAAAGGTCACGCCGTTGAGGCCCGAATAAATGAGGAACATCAGGGTCGCCGTCATCGCGCTGATACGATTGATCGCCGCCGAGAGGGCGATGACCAGTCCGAGTTCGCCGATAATCAGGCCGTAAAAAACCATCTTGTTGCCGAAGATCAGATTCAGCATCTGCTGGCTCGAGAGGGTAACAACTGCCATCAGGGCGGTCAGGGCCAGCCCGGCCGTCATCCAGCCGTAAACCTTCGGGAAAAAACCGGTTGAGTCGGCAACGGTCGGAGCTGCAGTATAAGGGTTGTTCTGGTTCGGTATCATGTTGTCTCTCCTCTGTTTTTCAGATAAGGCATTCTAGCAAAACATCGGGGAAAAAGCATCTGAATCAGGTCCAGCTCTTTTTCCTTCCGGAAGCGGCCCGGCAATACTTGACATCGGCTGTTCTCCCCCGTATAAAGCCATCGATTGTTTGTTCATTCTGCCCAGGAGGATTCCCGGATGGTTAAGGTTCTGTTCCGCAAAATCCATAATGAAGCCTCGTTTCTGAAAAGCCATATCGATCTGCACGGACCGGCAAAGGTGGTGCTGTACCAGTTAGCCATAGCTGTCGGTGCGATGATCTCTGCCTTCGGCTACAGCATGTTCATGGTTCCGTTCAATCTTGCCGCCGGCGGCATCGGCGGCCTCGGGGTTATTATTAATCACTATACCGGCTGGCCGGCCGGCGGGCTGTTCATGCTGATGAACCTGCCGCTGCTCGTTCTCGGTTTCTTTCACCTCGGGCGCTGGCGCTTTCTCTTTTCATGCCTGCTTTCAATCGCCGTCTTTTCGATCACGGCCGACACCTTCAGTACCTTCCTGCCCGGCATGATGAAAACCTATCCGATTTCCGACGACCTGTTGCTCAATGCGATTTATGGCGGTCTTTTTTTCGGGCTCGGGGTCGGTATCGTCTTTCGTTACGGCGGCGCCTTTGGCGGCACGGTTATCCCGGCCCGGATCCTCCACGCCAAAACCGGATATCCTCTGAGCCAGACCTTTTTCTACTTCGATGGCGGTATTATTATCCTGGCCGGCATGGTCTTCGGTTGGGAGCTGGCGATGCTCGGGATGCTCTCGCTTTTTATCGGCGGCCTGGCCACCGATTTTGTACTCGAAGGGGTGAGCCAGGTGCGCACCATTACCATCGTCAGCTATCAACCGGATGAGCTGAAGCGGGCGATTCTGCTCAACCTTGGGCGGGGAATCAGTCAGTGGGAGGTCAAGGGCGGTTATTCCGAGCGTGACTATACGATGCTTTTCTGCACGATCAGCCGGGCCCAGGTTCAGGATCTGAAAGCGATTGTCGCCGAATACGATCCGGAAGCTTTTCTCGTCGTCGGCGTCGCCCAGCAGGCTGTCGGCAGCTTCAGTTTTCAACGGCACTTGCCCCTGAAAAAAAGGCGTCGCGCCGGCAGCAGTGAATCCTGAGGCCGTCCGGGTCAGGTCGTCGCGAGTTGCCAGGGGAGGCAGGCCTGCTTCAATTCGATCGGGTCGGCAATGTGCATCCGGGCGTCGCTCAGCGCTGTTACCGCGATTCTCCCTTTGCGGGAAACGACAAACTGTTGGCCCGCCGGAACCAGGTGATCGGCAGGATCTCCCGGCTGGGTGATCCAGAGATCTCCGTATCGGCACGAGATGACAAGCTTGCGGGCATCGCCATCGATCGAGACGATTTCTCCATTTCCCAGTACCATTTCCATAATGATCTCCTTCCATTCATTCGCAACTGGTCCCATGATAACCATTAACAGCCGGTAATAACAGATTCAGTTGTCCTTTTTTGTAACCATTACAGTCGGCTTTTTATGTAACTGTATCCATTGGATATGCGGTAGACTGTATCTAGCCTTTGCAGGGCGAGGGGGGGTAAACTTCGAATATGAGCGAAATCAACAGCGATGCTGAACGCAAGGTTCCACTCTACGAGAATGTCGCCAACCGGATATCGTACCTGATTGAACAGGGTACCTTCAGGCCGGGCGACAAGGTCCCGTCTATACGCAACCTGAGCCAGCAGTTCGGGGTCAGTATCAATACGACCAAGCAGGCCTACGCCTATCTCGAAGACCGTCGCCTGATCGAAGCGCGGCCGCAATCGGGATATTTCGTTTCGGCCCGTCTGCCCGATGTGCCGGTCGATCCGCAGATTTTAAAACGGGAAATCAGCCCGACCGAGGTCAGCCTCGGTGATCTCTCCCGGATGATCCTGCGTGACTCGATGAATTCCGAGCTGCTGCAGCTCGGAATCAGTTCGCCCGGGTATGACATGCTGCCGATCGATAAACTGAACCGGATGATCGCCAGCGAATTGCGTCGAAGACCGGAACAGGCGGTCGAATACTCGGTTCCACCCGGAAACAGCCGGCTCCGCACCCAGATTGCCAAGCGGATGCTGCTCGCCGGTTGTGCTCTGCGGCCCGATGACATCGTCACGACGACCGGCTGTATGGAAGCTGTATTCCTGGCGCTGAAGGTTCTGTGCCAACCGGGCGATACGGTCGCCGTTGAGTCGCCGACTTTTTTCAACTTCCTGCAGTTGATCGAGGCCCTCGGATTGAAAGCTCTGGAAATACCGACCTCACCGACCGATGGACTCAGCCTCGAGGCGCTCTCTTATGCCCTTGAGCATAATGCCATCAGCGCTTGCCTGGTCGTTACCAATTACAGCAATCCGCTCGGCTGCATCATGTCAGATGATCGGAAAAGAGAGCTGGTCGAGCTTTTGGCAACATACGATGTCCCCCTGATCGAGGATGATATCCATGGCGATATCGCATTTGTCGATGAGCGGCCGAGTGTTGCCCGTTCTTATTCTCGCGATGGCAACGTTCTGCTCTGTTCTTCCTTCAGCAAGACGGTTGCTCCAGGCTACCGGGTCGGCTGGATTGCACCGGGGCGTTATCAGGAGGAAATCGAGGGGCTGAAGATGGCGACGACCGTCGCTTCGGCCAGTCCGACCCAGATGGCGGTTGCCGAGTTTCTCGCAAATGGCGGATATGAAAGACATCTGCGTAAATTGAGGCGTGATTCAGCCAGTCGTGTTGCGCAAATGAGTGAAGCGATCGGTACCTATTTTCCCGAAGGGACCAAGGTGACCAGGCCGCGCGGCGGATTCTGCCTCTGGCTCGAGATGCCGGGCGAGGTCGATGCTCTTAAACTCTATGCCGACGCGGTCAGCGAGGGGATTACCCTTGCCCCGGGCCCGCTCTTTTCGGCGACCGGCAAGTTCAGGAACTGTATCCGCCTCAATGCGGCCATGTGGAGTGACCGGATTGAACATGCCGTCGCTACATTAGGTCGGCTGGCCCGGGCTTTCTGAGCGGGGTGTCGAGAAAAAACTTGGTTTCACCGTTTCGCTTGTCTATTATTGTCTCTCGGTAACAGTTCTGCATCGGTATGTGATGATCCGGGCCGGAAAGAAGGATCTCCCTGGAAATCATTCTATCGACAGCCATTACCCAATAGTGTCAGCGGCCCCGGGCAACGGTCCAGGCCCGGTCCGCAGGGCTCACAGGAGTAATTATGCGTATTATTGTTTTAACAGCCCTTATTCTTCTATTGGCAACGATGCCGCTTTCGGCAGAGATCTACAAGTGGGTCGATGACAATGGCAACGTTCATTTTACCGATACGCCGCCTCCCGGCCATACCGATAGCGAGGTCGTCAATCCGCAACCGAATGTCGTTGCAGGGTATGGCACCGTTTCCGGAGAAAGTTCGGCGCAGGCAGCCCCTGCGCAGACGCCCCGGGCCGGTGTCGCGCCGGTCGACTTGCCGATCGTCGAGTTGTTCGTCACCAGCTGGTGCGGCTACTGTAAAAAGGCTGAAGCGTGGTTCAAGGCCCGAAATATCCCTTATGTGAAATATGATGTTGAAAAAGATCGGGATGCGGCGCGGCGCAAGGCATCGCTGACCCAGAGCCGCGGCGTTCCTTTTGTCCTGATCGGAAGTGTCGGAATCCCGGGCTACTCGGAAGCGGCATTTGAAAAAGCCCTCCGCCAATATCAGTGAGGTTATGATTCGCGGCTTTCGTTCAATATGCGTTGCGATCGCCCTCGTCTTGTTTCTGGCAGGACATGCTCCGGCGCAGACCGACGCAGATTCGGCATGGGAGAATCGGGTCAAACTCGAGGAGAGGGCCCGGGATAATCCATTTTTTATTGCCCCGCACCGCCCGAATTACATTCTCCCCGTCAGCTACAATACCCGGCCGAATACAACACCTTTTACGCCGGGCACCGAAGACTTCGATCATACCGAAATGAAATTCCAGTTCAGTATGAAGCTGCAGGTGGCCAGGGATGTGTTTCACAACAACGGCAAGATCTATTTCGCTTACACCAACCTTTCTTTCTGGCAGGCCTACAACAAGGATGCCTCGAGTCCGTTTCGTGAGACCAACCATGAGCCGGAGTTATTCCTGACCGTTGACAATGACTGGAATTTTCTCGGCCTGACCAACCGGGCAAACAGTATCGGTGTTGTTCACCAGTCGAACGGCCGCAGCGGTGCCTTGTCGCGGAGCTGGAACCGGATCTACGGTCTCTTCATGTTTGATCGCGGCAACTTCCTGTTTGCGCTTAAACCGTGGTACCGAATTCCCGAGGAAGAGAAGAGTTCGCCGACCGATCCGACCGGCGATGACAACCCCGATATCAACAAGTTCCTCGGCTCCGGTGAACTCTATGCCTTCTACAAGTGGGACCGGCAGACCTTCGGATTGATGCTCCGCAATAACTTGCGCCGGCATGACAATAAAGGGGCCATACAGCTTGACTGGAGTTTCCCGGTCAGTAGCAACCTGAAGGGGTATGTCCAGTATTTCAGCGGCTACGGCGAAAGCCTGATCGATTATAACGCCGCGGTACACCGGATCAGTCTCGGCGTTCTTCTGACCGACTGGCTTTAGGAGGAACAGATGGATTTGCGCCAACAGGTTGTCCGTTTTCGTGAATTGCTGGACCGCAGCGGGCTCGAGATTGACGACTTTGAATTGAATGTCAACAGCGATGCCTTCAGGAAGTTGCTTGACGGCGGCGCCGGCAGTCTTGAAGTTCTCTGTCGCCGCAGCGGCATCGCGATCAATTATCAATATGACGGAACCGCATCCTGGCTTGATCAGCTGGCCGCAGATCTCAGCCAGGGGAAATTCCGGAAGGATGGCTGATGCCGCTGCTGGTTGACAGCCCGACCGAGTTGACAACGGCCGCCACCGACTTCGCTCTTGGCCTGCTCGCCGTCGCCGGCTGGTTTGGCCTCTACCGGCTGCCGCACCGGAACCTGGCCCGCCGACTCTGGCTGGCGCTCCTTGCGGCGTTGGCTGCCTCCTCTTTTCTCGGGGCCGCCGCCCATGCCATACGCATGGATAAAGCGGTCAACGATCTGCTCTGGCAGCCGCTCTATTTTCTCCTTGGCCTGACCCTCACGCTGCTGGCGCTGGTCGCCGTCGCCGGTTGGCGCGGCGAGCCGGCAGCCGCCGGCGCCGTCAAGTGGCTGCTGCCATTGCCGTTTCTCGTCGTTGCAGTGACCTGGCTCGGTTCGGGTTCTTTTATCTGGTTTGTCCTGTTTGAAGCGCTGATCATGATCTTTTGCGCCGGCGTTTATCTTTCGCTTGTCCGGCGGCGCCATCCGGGAAGCGGCTGGGTGCTGGCCGGCATCATGATCAGTATCCTGGCGGCGGTCGTTCAGGCGGCCGGACCGTACAGCTTTAAGCTGATCTGGCTGTTCGATCACAACGGCCTGTTTCATATCGTGCAACTTCCGGGAGTGGTCTGCTTCGTTGTCGGGGCCCACAAAAACCTCACGGCGAATCTCTGATCGCAATCTGTTCGCTTACTCTTCTTCGACCAGCCGACTGGTGATCTTGACCTCCGAGTGAAGCGTCTTATGGACCGGACAGCGATCGGCTATTTCAAGCATCCGTTGTTGCTGCTCCGCATCGAGCTCTCCCGTCAGGCTGATTTCCCGCTCAATATGATCGATTTTGCCGGTCTCCGAACTGCAGTCGTCGCAATCTTTTGCGTGTATTTTCTTGTGCGTCAGCGTCACCGTGACCGCGTCGAGGGGCAACTTTTTATGGTCGGCATACATCCGCAGGGTCATGGCGGTGCAGGCACCGACCCCGGCGACCAGCAGGTCGTATGGCGAAGGGCCGTGGTTGGTTCCGCCGACGGCTATCGGCTCATCGGCAACCAGCGGATGACCGTTGGCGACGATATCGGTATGAAACCCCTGCTCGAGACGGGCCACCACCTTATTGTCGGGATGGGTAACGTCCGGGTCCTTGCGCCTGATCTCCAGGAATTTTCCGGCCCAGGTTGCGGCGATCAACCCGGCATAATCCGCATCCTGAGCATTGCTGAGCAGATGGTCGGCGGTGTCGAGTGAAATGAAACTTTTTGGGTGCCGGGCCGCCTTGAAGATTGTCGCAGCATGGTCGATCGAGACAATTTTATCGAAGGGCGAGTGCATGACAAGCAGCGGTTTTTTGAGGTTTTGCAGCGCCTCTTCGAGATGGCTTTCGCGCAAGTCGTCAATAAACTCTTTCCTGATGCGAAACGTCCGGCCGCCAAGGTCGACTTCGGCTTCCCCCCGCTGCAGGATTTCTTCTTCATTCTCCTTGAAGTGGTCAATGATATGGGCCGGATCGGAAGGCGCGGCAATCGTGATAATCGCCCGGATCGAATCGATTTTTCCGGCGGCATTGATCACCGCGGCACCGCCGAGCGAATGCCCGATCAGCAACGCCGGCGGCATCTCTTCGCGGCGCATGAATTCTGCTGCCCGGACAAGGTCGTCGACGTTCGAAGAGAAACTGGTTTCAGCAAACTCTCCTTCGCTCGCCCCGATTCCGGTAAAGTCGAAACGGAGGACCGCGATCCCCTGGCAGGCCAGGGCCCGGCTGATCTGAACCGCGGCCTTGATGTTTTTGCTGCAGGTGAAGCAGTGGGCGAAAATTGCGTAGGCATGCGGTTTACGGTCGACCGGCAGCTCAAGCCGTCCAGAAAGATCCTGGTTGTCGCTGTTGGTGAATGTTATCTTTTCGGTTCGCATCGTTGCCTCCAGACTGAAAGTTTACAGGTCAATCATAGCATTCGAAACGGTCTTTGCCTTGCCGGTCATCGGTTTTACAAAAAAGGCCAGGTGGAGACACTACCCGAAGTTCAGGGAAATATTCCCTGACCTGGATACTGAAAACATGAAGACAGAAGACGAGAGAACCGCGCGGTCGCGGCCGCGCACTCCGCCATACTCTTTTATTAAGCCATAAAAGAGTATGCAGAAAACGGCTCCCCTGCAGGGGGCTTTTTTGGTTT
The sequence above is drawn from the Desulfuromonas sp. genome and encodes:
- a CDS encoding YitT family protein → MVKVLFRKIHNEASFLKSHIDLHGPAKVVLYQLAIAVGAMISAFGYSMFMVPFNLAAGGIGGLGVIINHYTGWPAGGLFMLMNLPLLVLGFFHLGRWRFLFSCLLSIAVFSITADTFSTFLPGMMKTYPISDDLLLNAIYGGLFFGLGVGIVFRYGGAFGGTVIPARILHAKTGYPLSQTFFYFDGGIIILAGMVFGWELAMLGMLSLFIGGLATDFVLEGVSQVRTITIVSYQPDELKRAILLNLGRGISQWEVKGGYSERDYTMLFCTISRAQVQDLKAIVAEYDPEAFLVVGVAQQAVGSFSFQRHLPLKKRRRAGSSES
- a CDS encoding GntR family transcriptional regulator; translation: MSEINSDAERKVPLYENVANRISYLIEQGTFRPGDKVPSIRNLSQQFGVSINTTKQAYAYLEDRRLIEARPQSGYFVSARLPDVPVDPQILKREISPTEVSLGDLSRMILRDSMNSELLQLGISSPGYDMLPIDKLNRMIASELRRRPEQAVEYSVPPGNSRLRTQIAKRMLLAGCALRPDDIVTTTGCMEAVFLALKVLCQPGDTVAVESPTFFNFLQLIEALGLKALEIPTSPTDGLSLEALSYALEHNAISACLVVTNYSNPLGCIMSDDRKRELVELLATYDVPLIEDDIHGDIAFVDERPSVARSYSRDGNVLLCSSFSKTVAPGYRVGWIAPGRYQEEIEGLKMATTVASASPTQMAVAEFLANGGYERHLRKLRRDSASRVAQMSEAIGTYFPEGTKVTRPRGGFCLWLEMPGEVDALKLYADAVSEGITLAPGPLFSATGKFRNCIRLNAAMWSDRIEHAVATLGRLARAF
- a CDS encoding NrdH-like redox domain-containing protein, producing the protein MRIIVLTALILLLATMPLSAEIYKWVDDNGNVHFTDTPPPGHTDSEVVNPQPNVVAGYGTVSGESSAQAAPAQTPRAGVAPVDLPIVELFVTSWCGYCKKAEAWFKARNIPYVKYDVEKDRDAARRKASLTQSRGVPFVLIGSVGIPGYSEAAFEKALRQYQ
- a CDS encoding phospholipase yields the protein MIRGFRSICVAIALVLFLAGHAPAQTDADSAWENRVKLEERARDNPFFIAPHRPNYILPVSYNTRPNTTPFTPGTEDFDHTEMKFQFSMKLQVARDVFHNNGKIYFAYTNLSFWQAYNKDASSPFRETNHEPELFLTVDNDWNFLGLTNRANSIGVVHQSNGRSGALSRSWNRIYGLFMFDRGNFLFALKPWYRIPEEEKSSPTDPTGDDNPDINKFLGSGELYAFYKWDRQTFGLMLRNNLRRHDNKGAIQLDWSFPVSSNLKGYVQYFSGYGESLIDYNAAVHRISLGVLLTDWL
- a CDS encoding osmotically inducible protein C, producing the protein MRTEKITFTNSDNQDLSGRLELPVDRKPHAYAIFAHCFTCSKNIKAAVQISRALACQGIAVLRFDFTGIGASEGEFAETSFSSNVDDLVRAAEFMRREEMPPALLIGHSLGGAAVINAAGKIDSIRAIITIAAPSDPAHIIDHFKENEEEILQRGEAEVDLGGRTFRIRKEFIDDLRESHLEEALQNLKKPLLVMHSPFDKIVSIDHAATIFKAARHPKSFISLDTADHLLSNAQDADYAGLIAATWAGKFLEIRRKDPDVTHPDNKVVARLEQGFHTDIVANGHPLVADEPIAVGGTNHGPSPYDLLVAGVGACTAMTLRMYADHKKLPLDAVTVTLTHKKIHAKDCDDCSSETGKIDHIEREISLTGELDAEQQQRMLEIADRCPVHKTLHSEVKITSRLVEEE